Proteins encoded together in one Lathyrus oleraceus cultivar Zhongwan6 chromosome 5, CAAS_Psat_ZW6_1.0, whole genome shotgun sequence window:
- the LOC127087698 gene encoding uncharacterized protein LOC127087698, producing the protein MGNCLALSKPISEPCCIASTMEKLVKVAKQDGKILEFSSPIHVKDILTNFPGNYGIGVSKNATETLSQDHELKGGKLYYLLPHNKEEEPEAGIKRIKVLITKQQLQQLVNKQISLQDLLSVVKEDGVHIRNVRKPILDSIPEENE; encoded by the coding sequence ATGGGAAATTGTCTAGCTCTTTCTAAACCAATTTCAGAACCATGTTGCATAGCATCCACCATGGAAAAACTTGTTAAAGTAGCCAAACAAGATGGTAAAATACTAGAGTTTAGTTCTCCGATTCATGTCAAAGATATCTTGACAAATTTTCCTGGTAATTATGGTATCGGTGTTTCAAAGAACGCGACAGAAACTCTATCGCAAGATCATGAGTTGAAGGGTGGAAAATTGTACTACTTGCTTCCTCATAACAAAGAGGAAGAGCCAGAAGCTGGCATAAAGAGGATCAAAGTTTTAATAACAAAGCAACAGCTTCAACAGTTAGTGAATAAACAAATATCTTTACAAGATTTATTATCAGTTGTTAAAGAAGATGGTGTTCATATCAGAAATGTTCGGAAGCCAATATTGGACTCTATACCTGAAGAAAATGAgtaa